From Peromyscus maniculatus bairdii isolate BWxNUB_F1_BW_parent chromosome 19, HU_Pman_BW_mat_3.1, whole genome shotgun sequence, the proteins below share one genomic window:
- the Slc6a7 gene encoding sodium-dependent proline transporter isoform X2 translates to MKKLQGAHLRKPVTPDLLMTPSDQGDVDLDVDFAADRGNWTGKLDFLLSCIGYCVGLGNVWRFPYRAYTNGGGAFLVPYFLMLAICGIPLFFLELSLGQFSSLGPLAVWKISPLFKGAGAAMLLIVGLVAIYYNMIIAYVLFYLFASLTSDLPWEHCGNWWNTERCLEHRGPRDGNGVLPLNLSSTVSPSEEYWSRYVLHIQGSQGIGQPGEIRWNLCLCLLLAWVIVFLCILKGVKSSGKVVYFTATFPYLILLMLLVRGVTLPGAWKGIQFYLTPQFHHLLSSKVWIEAALQIFYSLGVGFGGLLTFASYNTFHQNIYRDTFIVTLGNAITSILAGFAIFSVLGYMSQELGVPVDQVAKAGPGLAFVVYPQAMTMLPLSPFWSFLFFFMLLTLGLDSQFAFLETIVTAVTDEFPYYLRPKKAVFSGLICVAMYLMGLILTTDGGMYWLVLLDDYSASFGLMVVVITTCLAVTRVYGIQRFCRDIHMMLGFKPGLYFRTCWLFLSPATLLALLVYSIVKYQPSEYGSYRFPAWAELLGILMGLLSCLMIPAGMLVAVLREEGSLWERLQQASRPAIDWGPSLEENRTGMYVATLAGSQSPKPLMVHMRKYGGITSFENTAIEVDREIAEEEEESMM, encoded by the exons TCGGCTACTGTGTGGGCTTGGGAAATGTCTGGCGGTTTCCCTACCGAGCCTACACCAATGGAGGCG GAGCCTTCCTTGTCCCCTACTTCCTCATGCTGGCCATCTGCGGCatccccctcttctttctcgaGCTCTCCCTGGGCCAGTTCTCCAGCCTGGGacccctggctgtctggaaaatCAGCCCCCTCTTCAAAG GTGCGGGTGCTGCCATGCTGCTCATCGTGGGCCTGGTGGCCATCTACTACAACATGATCATCGCCTATGTCCTCTTCTACCTCTTCGCGTCCCTCACCAGCGACCTGCCCTGGGAGCACTGTGGCAACTGGTGGAACACGGAGCGCTGCCTGGAGCACAGGGGCCCCAGGGATGGCAATGGGGTGCTGCCCCTTAACCTCAGCAGTACCGTCAGCCCCAGTGAGGAGTACTGGAG CCGCTACGTCCTGCAcattcagggcagccagggcatcGGCCAGCCTGGGGAGATTCGCTGGAAcctttgcctctgcctgctgctggctTGGGTCATCGTGTTCCTCTGTATCCTCAAGGGGGTGAAGTCCTCGGGCAAG GTGGTGTATTTCACAGCCACCTTCCCCTACCTCATCCTGCTCATGCTGTTGGTTCGAGGGGTGACCCTTCCCGGGGCCTGGAAGGGCATCCAGTTCTATCTCACACCCCAGTTCCACCACCTGTTGTCTTCCAAG GTGTGGATTGAAGCTGCTCTTCAGATCTTTTATTCGCTGGGAGTGGGTTTTGGGGGTCTCCTCACCTTCGCCTCCTACAACACATTCCACCAGAACATCTACAG AGACACCTTCATTGTCACTCTGGGCAACGCCATCACCAGTATCCTGGCTGGCTTCGCTATCTTCTCAGTGCTGGGCTACATGTCTCAGGAGCTGGGTGTGCCTGTGGACCAGGTGGCCAAAGCGG GCCCTGGCCTGGCCTTTGTTGTCTACCCACAGGCTATGACAATGCTGCCCCTGTCACCCTTCtggtccttcctcttcttcttcatgctTCTGACTCTTGGCTTGGATAGCCAG TTTGCCTTTCTAGAGACCATCGTGACTGCAGTGACAGACGAATTCCCCTACTACCTGCGGCCCAAGAAGGCGGTGTTCTCAGGTCTCATCTGTGTAGCCATGTACCTCATGGGGCTGATCCTCACCACCGAT GGCGGTATGTACTGGCTGGTCCTTCTGGATGACTACAGCGCCAGCTTCGGACTCATGGTGGTGGTGATCACCACGTGCCTCGCGGTCACCCGGGTATATG GCATCCAGAGGTTCTGCCGAGACATCCACATGATGCTGGGCTTCAAACCAGGCCTCTACTTCAGGAcctgctggctgtttctgtcccCAGCCACACTGCTG GCCCTGCTGGTGTACAGCATCGTCAAGTACCAGCCCTCGGAGTACGGCAGCTATCGCTTCCCTGCCTGGGCTGAGCTGCTGGGCATCCTGATGGGCCTGCTCTCCTGCCTCATGATCCCCGCTGGCATGCTGGTGGCTGTGCTTCGGGAGGAAGGCTCCCTCTGGGAG CGGCTTCAGCAGGCCAGCAGACCCGCTATAGACTGGGGCCCATCACTGGAAGAGAACCGGACGGGCATGTATGTGGCCACACTGGCCGGGAGCCAGTCACCAAAGCCGCTGATGGTACACATGCGCAAATACGGAGGCATCACCAGCTTCGAGAATACGGCCATTGAGGTGGACCGCGAGATCgccgaggaggaggaagagtccatGATGTGA
- the Slc6a7 gene encoding sodium-dependent proline transporter isoform X1, with product MKKLQGAHLRKPVTPDLLMTPSDQGDVDLDVDFAADRGNWTGKLDFLLSCIGYCVGLGNVWRFPYRAYTNGGGAFLVPYFLMLAICGIPLFFLELSLGQFSSLGPLAVWKISPLFKGAGAAMLLIVGLVAIYYNMIIAYVLFYLFASLTSDLPWEHCGNWWNTERCLEHRGPRDGNGVLPLNLSSTVSPSEEYWSRYVLHIQGSQGIGQPGEIRWNLCLCLLLAWVIVFLCILKGVKSSGKVVYFTATFPYLILLMLLVRGVTLPGAWKGIQFYLTPQFHHLLSSKVWIEAALQIFYSLGVGFGGLLTFASYNTFHQNIYRDTFIVTLGNAITSILAGFAIFSVLGYMSQELGVPVDQVAKAGPGLAFVVYPQAMTMLPLSPFWSFLFFFMLLTLGLDSQFAFLETIVTAVTDEFPYYLRPKKAVFSGLICVAMYLMGLILTTDGGMYWLVLLDDYSASFGLMVVVITTCLAVTRVYGIQRFCRDIHMMLGFKPGLYFRTCWLFLSPATLLRTSDAAVSALQALLVYSIVKYQPSEYGSYRFPAWAELLGILMGLLSCLMIPAGMLVAVLREEGSLWERLQQASRPAIDWGPSLEENRTGMYVATLAGSQSPKPLMVHMRKYGGITSFENTAIEVDREIAEEEEESMM from the exons TCGGCTACTGTGTGGGCTTGGGAAATGTCTGGCGGTTTCCCTACCGAGCCTACACCAATGGAGGCG GAGCCTTCCTTGTCCCCTACTTCCTCATGCTGGCCATCTGCGGCatccccctcttctttctcgaGCTCTCCCTGGGCCAGTTCTCCAGCCTGGGacccctggctgtctggaaaatCAGCCCCCTCTTCAAAG GTGCGGGTGCTGCCATGCTGCTCATCGTGGGCCTGGTGGCCATCTACTACAACATGATCATCGCCTATGTCCTCTTCTACCTCTTCGCGTCCCTCACCAGCGACCTGCCCTGGGAGCACTGTGGCAACTGGTGGAACACGGAGCGCTGCCTGGAGCACAGGGGCCCCAGGGATGGCAATGGGGTGCTGCCCCTTAACCTCAGCAGTACCGTCAGCCCCAGTGAGGAGTACTGGAG CCGCTACGTCCTGCAcattcagggcagccagggcatcGGCCAGCCTGGGGAGATTCGCTGGAAcctttgcctctgcctgctgctggctTGGGTCATCGTGTTCCTCTGTATCCTCAAGGGGGTGAAGTCCTCGGGCAAG GTGGTGTATTTCACAGCCACCTTCCCCTACCTCATCCTGCTCATGCTGTTGGTTCGAGGGGTGACCCTTCCCGGGGCCTGGAAGGGCATCCAGTTCTATCTCACACCCCAGTTCCACCACCTGTTGTCTTCCAAG GTGTGGATTGAAGCTGCTCTTCAGATCTTTTATTCGCTGGGAGTGGGTTTTGGGGGTCTCCTCACCTTCGCCTCCTACAACACATTCCACCAGAACATCTACAG AGACACCTTCATTGTCACTCTGGGCAACGCCATCACCAGTATCCTGGCTGGCTTCGCTATCTTCTCAGTGCTGGGCTACATGTCTCAGGAGCTGGGTGTGCCTGTGGACCAGGTGGCCAAAGCGG GCCCTGGCCTGGCCTTTGTTGTCTACCCACAGGCTATGACAATGCTGCCCCTGTCACCCTTCtggtccttcctcttcttcttcatgctTCTGACTCTTGGCTTGGATAGCCAG TTTGCCTTTCTAGAGACCATCGTGACTGCAGTGACAGACGAATTCCCCTACTACCTGCGGCCCAAGAAGGCGGTGTTCTCAGGTCTCATCTGTGTAGCCATGTACCTCATGGGGCTGATCCTCACCACCGAT GGCGGTATGTACTGGCTGGTCCTTCTGGATGACTACAGCGCCAGCTTCGGACTCATGGTGGTGGTGATCACCACGTGCCTCGCGGTCACCCGGGTATATG GCATCCAGAGGTTCTGCCGAGACATCCACATGATGCTGGGCTTCAAACCAGGCCTCTACTTCAGGAcctgctggctgtttctgtcccCAGCCACACTGCTG AGGACCAGTGATGCTGCAGTCTCCGCTCTGCAGGCCCTGCTGGTGTACAGCATCGTCAAGTACCAGCCCTCGGAGTACGGCAGCTATCGCTTCCCTGCCTGGGCTGAGCTGCTGGGCATCCTGATGGGCCTGCTCTCCTGCCTCATGATCCCCGCTGGCATGCTGGTGGCTGTGCTTCGGGAGGAAGGCTCCCTCTGGGAG CGGCTTCAGCAGGCCAGCAGACCCGCTATAGACTGGGGCCCATCACTGGAAGAGAACCGGACGGGCATGTATGTGGCCACACTGGCCGGGAGCCAGTCACCAAAGCCGCTGATGGTACACATGCGCAAATACGGAGGCATCACCAGCTTCGAGAATACGGCCATTGAGGTGGACCGCGAGATCgccgaggaggaggaagagtccatGATGTGA